One Marinobacter panjinensis DNA segment encodes these proteins:
- the lipA gene encoding lipoyl synthase translates to MSDNAKPRVTSGSKFRNEHGFSAIKDGIKRSGSGIIDTGTQRKPSWLRARMPGGERYESVRKNVSEHRLSTVCQESHCPNIGECWTNGTATIMVMGSVCTRACRFCAVDTGNPKGWLDHEEPENTAKSVELMGLRYIVLTSVDRDDLDDGGAAHYAACVSAIKQRTPHVAVEALTPDFDAVMEHVEKVVDSGLDVFAQNVETVKRLTTHVRDPRAGYEKTLSVLAHAKKYRPDVLTKTSLMLGLGETEEEILETMDDLLAVGVDILTLGQYLRPTQNHLPVEKYVTPEDFNRYREIGLEKGFMEVPSGPMVRSSYRADRVFEKNNLGLAVPEVPASSKAQQIPVKAVD, encoded by the coding sequence ATGAGCGATAACGCCAAACCCCGTGTCACCAGTGGTTCCAAGTTCCGCAATGAACATGGTTTTTCCGCCATCAAGGACGGAATCAAACGGTCGGGTTCGGGCATTATCGACACAGGAACCCAGCGCAAACCCTCCTGGTTGCGGGCCCGTATGCCCGGTGGCGAGCGTTATGAGTCCGTTCGCAAGAACGTCAGCGAACACCGCCTGAGCACGGTGTGCCAGGAATCCCACTGCCCCAACATCGGTGAGTGCTGGACCAACGGCACCGCCACCATCATGGTTATGGGCTCCGTCTGCACCCGCGCATGCCGCTTCTGCGCCGTCGACACCGGTAACCCCAAAGGCTGGCTGGACCATGAAGAGCCGGAGAACACCGCCAAATCCGTGGAACTCATGGGTCTGCGCTATATCGTGCTCACCTCAGTGGACCGGGACGACCTGGACGACGGTGGCGCAGCCCACTACGCAGCGTGTGTATCCGCCATCAAGCAACGCACACCACACGTAGCCGTTGAAGCCCTGACGCCGGATTTCGATGCGGTGATGGAACACGTCGAGAAGGTAGTGGACTCCGGACTGGACGTTTTTGCCCAGAATGTGGAAACCGTGAAACGCCTGACCACCCATGTGCGGGACCCGCGCGCCGGCTATGAAAAAACCCTCAGCGTGCTGGCCCATGCCAAGAAATACCGTCCGGACGTGCTTACCAAGACCAGCCTGATGCTGGGTCTGGGTGAAACCGAGGAAGAAATACTGGAGACCATGGACGACCTGCTGGCCGTCGGTGTGGATATCCTGACCCTGGGCCAGTACCTGCGCCCCACCCAGAACCACCTGCCGGTCGAGAAGTACGTTACCCCGGAAGACTTCAACCGCTACCGTGAAATCGGCCTGGAGAAAGGCTTCATGGAAGTGCCCTCAGGGCCCATGGTGCGCTCGAGCTATCGAGCCGACCGGGTGTTCGAGAAGAACAACCTTGGCCTTGCCGTGCCGGAAGTTCCCGCTTCATCTAAAGCACAGCAAATCCCCGTAAAAGCCGTTGACTGA